CAGTATGTGGTGGTTGTATGTATCGGCTGTAGTCTTTGACAACAAGTTCTTTTACGTGTTGTTTCAGACTCTGTATGTGTCTGTCTAAAAATTGACTTTTCAGCTGATCATTACTTTCATTAACGTAATCATAATAAGCCTTAATGCTAACTTTAGCATCAATCACAACATCTTGCTGATCAGGATAGTGAAGCACCACGTCTGGACGCATCTTATGTCCCGAGTCTTCATTCAGAATCATATTTCCATCATTATCTACGATGGTACCCTGAACGTCATAATCGATACCACGACGAAAGCCTTGCGAGTCAAGTAACTCTTGTAGAACGAGCTCTCCCCAGTCGCCTGCCTGTTTTGAACTTCCACGAAGAGCATTGGTTAATTTTGTAGCTGTTCGATCCATCTTTTCCGCCTGTTCTCCAACCTGTCGTAAGCGTTCAGTTAAAGATGCTGCTGTGCGAGCCTGTTCTTTGTCACTTTCACGAATAGCTATTTGCAGTTGCTCAAAATTATCGTTAATAGGTTTAGTTATAGCCTCCAAACTCTCACGATTTTTGCTTTGTAACTGAGAACTTGTCTCATTTAAAATGCGTGAAGCTAAATTCTGAAACTGCTCCCTAACTACATTCAATTGCTGCTGAAACTGCTCAGCCCTCAACGACGCTTCTTTTTCGTTTTGTTGTCGTTGCTGTTGAAGGTCTGCTTCATGTTTCTCTTGTTGTAAGTCCAATTCACGTTGTTTCACTTCATTTTCTACACGTAATTGAGTGAGTTGACGGTTCATAACAATAAAGGTAACCACAACTCCAAGTAAAGTACCGATTATGATATAAAAAATGAACATGAAAACGGTCGCTGAAATTAATTAATGATTTTTTATTCGAATTCGTCATTATTCGTTATATTTTCGTCAAATGGTTCATCGCCCTCACCTACAGGCTCCATATCATCGACTACCGAACAAGGATCGAAATTCGCAGGAATATCGAAATGTTCATCTTCCGAATATCCTAAACTCTGATTTGCATATACCTTTTGCATATAGTAGGCAAAGATGGGGAGTGCCATAGTAGCTCCCTGTCCCATTGCCATATTGTTAAAGTGAATATCACGGTCATCTCCACCAACCCAACATCCACTCACCAGTCGAGGTGTAACCCCCATGAACCATGCATCAGAGTTATTGTTTGTAGTACCTGTTTTTCCACCCATATCAGCTTTGATATTATAGCGGAAGCGGATACGTCCTCCTGTACCTCCATCAACAACAGCTTTCAGCATATAAATCATTTTGTGTGCACTTGATTCGCTAATCACCTCATTCATTCTCGGTTCAAACTTTGCGACCTCATTGCCTTCACTGTCAACAATTCGTGTAACATAAAGCGGAGCCACACGTATACCGTGATTGGCGAAAGCGGTGTAGGCACTCACCATCTCGGCCACAGTGATATCACAAGGTCCAAGACAAAGAGCCATTGATGGAACTATTTCAGGATTGCGGATGCCATACTCGTTCAGAAGTTTTACAAATGCAAGCGGATTTAATCTTGACATCAAGTAAGCAGAAATCCAGTTATTAGACTGTTGAAGTCCCCATTTAAGGGTCACCATTTCACCATAGCGTGCTTTACTTCCATTACGTGGTGTCCAGGGTTGGTTATTTACCATATAGGTCTCCTGAACATTTGGAGCTTCGTCGCAAGGAGTCATACCATCCTCCATAGCTAGTGAATACAAGAATGGTTTGATTGTAGAACCTACTTGACGGCGGCCTTCAGTAGCCATATCGTAAGCAAAATGTTGAAAATCCAGACCTCCTACATAGGCTTTCACTTCACCATTTTGGGGGCACATACTAAAGAATCCTGTTCTAAGGAAAGACTTCATATAGCGTATGGAATCAATAGGTGTCATGATAGTGTCCACGTCGCCGTGGTAAGTAAACACCTGCATGTCGGTCTTCGTATTGAATGCCCTTTGAATTTCATCTTCACTGCATCCGGCAGCTTTCATCACTCTGTAACGGTCACTTTGCCTTATGGAACGATTCAGTATTTGTTGTACTTGATCTTGAGATAGAAGATTACTATAAGGATAGTTTGACTTCACAGCACGACCTTTGTCGAACTCAGGTTGCAAGAATTTTACGACATGGTCGTAACAGGCTTGCTCAGCATAGCGTTGCATGCGTGAGTCCAAAGTTGTATACACCTTCAGACCATCCGTATAGATATTGTATTCTCCACCGTCGCGTTTTCTGTTTTTGTGACACCACCCGTAGAGAGGGTCCTGTTCCCACGTAAGAGAATCAATATAGAATATTACATAGCTCCATGATGGATAATCTTTTCTTACAGGCTTCTTCGCTGTCATATAACGACGCAAGAAATCACGGAAATAAGTGGCTATACCATCCTTGTGATCATTTGCATGAAAATGAAGCTCCAATGGTAGAGCCTTACAACTATCAAACACTTCCTGGGTGATATATCCTTCTTTCAGCATTTGTCCAAGAACAACATTTCGACGATCTCGTGAGCGTTCAGGGAAGCGTACTGGATTGAAATAGCTTGGATTTTTGCACAATCCGACCAATGTAGCGCTTTCTGTTAGCGTAAGTTCTGAAGGCTCTTTCGAGAAATAGGTATTCGCAGCGGTTTTTATACCTACTGCATTATGCAGAAAATCGAAATAATTCAAATAGAGCGTAATTATCTCATCTTTTGTATAGGTTCGTTCCAATTCCACAGCAATCACCCATTCAATAGGCTTCTGAAGAAGACGCTCACCTGTTGAATGAGCGACATCGCTATATAGTTGCTTGGCCAACTGTTGGGTAATTGTTGAACCGCCGCCAGCCGATTTTTTCCCTAATAATCCGCGCTTCACTATAGCACGCATCAATGCATAGAAATCTACACCAGAATGTTCATAGAAACGGGCATCTTCGGTGGCTACTAAGGCTTGTACCAGCGTTGGCGATAGTTTTGAGTAGTCAACCATCACGCGATTCTCTCGACTCATGCTCCAGGTCCCAATTAATTTACCATCGCTTGAATATATCTGTGTGGCAAAGCGGCTGATAGGATTTTGGAGGTCTTCGAGTGGGGGCATATATCCAATTTTTCCACTTGCTATCCCCCAAAAACTTAACGTTGCAACCAATACGATGATTGCCAAAAGTCCCCAAAGCGTATATACGAATATTCTTCTCATTTTTCAATATTTCGTTTAGTTACGCAAAGGTACGAATAAAAAACGAAACGAAAAAAAACAAATACAAATTATTAAGGAGGGAAACCTAAATTTCCCCCCTTAATCAAACTTGTTTATAAATAAACTGTATGAATTTACATTTTCACTTTTACATCAACACCTACTATTCTGGGAATTCCTCGTTGACCGATAAAACCGTTTGAATATGGCAATCCAAATACGACATAATTGGTATCAGTGAGATTGCGTCCCCAGAAGTCAATATTGAAGGTACCGAGGTCAAAACCGATGTGAGCACCCAATGTGGCATATAGTTTCTGATTAGCAGTATTGGCTTCGTCCCAATAGGTTTGGCCCTCACCAGCAACATTCACGCCAACAGTCACTGAGCGTAGCATGTTATTATGGTTCATTGGCCAACAATAATCTCCCATTACACTGAACATATGTTTAGGTACGAAAGGTACGTAGTTTCCACTGTAATCCACTTGCTGTCCTTTCACAGAGTCAGTATATTCGCGGAAAGTGGCTTTGGTGAAGCTATAAGTGGCAGCCCAATTTAACTGATTGTCAATCAGATGACCACGCAAAGAGACTTCTATACCCATATTTTCACTCTTACCTGCATTCATCATCATGCGGCCAAAACTATACTGGCTGGCCATCTTACTCAATTGCAAATCGTTCACACGCATAAGGTAGGCCGATAAATCAGCATGCATCAGACCGCCAAAGAGATTCAAATGCGTACCAACTTCATAGTTCCATGATTTCTCAGCTTTATAAGAAATTGTTTTTTCGATATTGGCTTTAACAGCTTCATTGTTCTTAATCTGGAGTTCTTTTCCTCCACGATAGTCACAGTCACGAGCGGCCATTCTCAACTGGCTCTGCAGAATGTCAGAGAACATTTGAATATTATAACCACCGGCGCGATAGCCTTTTGAAACAACTGCATACAGATTAGATCCGTCGTTATTGAAACGCCAAGTAAGTCCAACTTTAGGCAGTAGGTGTCCTTCGTTAGTTGAGCGGCTATCACTCATAACAGATGATATGATGTAAGGGATTGTTGTAGGCTGTCCTTTTGCCATCATAGACACTTGAGCTTTCATGGATGCCTGAGTTTCATAATCCAATTGCTGACGAAGGTAATCATAACGTAATCCGATAGTAGCCGTCAGACGATTATTTAAAGCAATGTTTGACTCATGAAAAACTGCCAGATTAAGTGAAGGTGTTCTGAAACTACCTGGAACATCCGACATCTGGAAATCGTGCATATTGAACTTCATTGCATCAATCGTCTTTTGGGCGGTAGCCTGCGCAGCGGCTTCAGGCATTCCATTTGCCACCATGCCGTCAACCATTGCTTGTTGCATCATTGCTGGGATTGACATGTTCAACTGCTTTTGCATCTGATTGTTAAAGTCGCTGAGGAAATAAACTGGTGCATCAGTCTTCATGTACTGGTGACTGACCAAAAAGCCTGTTGCCCATTGCCAACTACTTTTGTTTTTACTGCTCATTGTAATCTCTTCGCTCCATGCGTTTTCTTTCTGATGCTGCTCAAGCATAAGAGTGTTGACAGGAGTGTAATCTTGGTCCATCGTCATATTATCATACAGATGCTGAAAACTTGTAGTTGACTGCAAAGTCCATAGACCAAAATCGTAGAATAAATGTATTCCTGAATTAAGCATGTTACGACGATATTTGTTCATCATCGATGTTGAAGGATCTTCCACCCTACCCTCGTTCACATTATAATGTCCATAAGGAAAAGCATTCTGATTCGTAAACTGATAGTCGGCTGTAAAATCAGCTTTGAACTTCGTGGTAATATTCCATACCAATCTCATTTTTCCACCAGCTTCATTACTCTTGTCGTTCTTGTCTCCAAGATTCGTATTATCTATATAGCCGTCAGTACCTGAATAGAAGGCAGACAATCCGATAGCCAATTTATCGTTTAGTTTACACCTATGAGCAACTTCAGCGCTACGTTGAAAATAACTGCCCAACGATAGATTTACCTCTGTGCCTTGTTTCCGCATAGGATCTTTTGAGAAAATACGTACCAATCCCCCTTCTGAATTCATTCCATATAACGTCGCTTGTGGGCCACGAAGTATGTCAACTCGTTCTATCTGGGAAAAATGACTATTAAAGGCAGATTTTGACAACAGAGGAATATTGTCGTAATAAACTGGTACTGAAGGAGCTGAAGCGTTAATACGCGAGCCTGTTCCTCTTAAATAAATTGATGAGGTAAGACGTGACCCATATTGGGGCATAGCCATAGAAGGAACATAGGCTGACAACTCTCTTAGATCTGAGACATGCAACCTTTCAATTTGACTCTCGCCAAATACATTACTGCTTAGCGGTTGTTGCCTCAAACGCACCGGCTCCTTAGGAACTGCGACAATTGTCACTTCATCCAAATCAATTACTTTCGAAGAATCATTTCCTAATACACCAACAGTTTCGGCATTCATTATACTTGATGCTGATAACATGAGGCATAACAATGTGTTATTCACTTTCATACGTTATAATCCTAAAAATGTTCTATAATGTTTTGAAGTTGCAAAAGTACAAAATTATTTAACATCCAACAATCCCTATTTGTGATGATTTTTGATAAAGATTGTTTTTCCTCAAACCGAGAAAAAGAAACACTAAAGACCAAACGTAGTTGCTTCCAGAAATAATGTTCCCTAATCATCATGTAGAGAAATAAAGGACGATTATTAACTTTTAAGTATATAATGCTATGAGATAATAAAAACTTTCGTATATTTGCACCAAAATAAGTAAACCATACGCTTATTCAAGGACCTAGAACAGAACCATGAAATTTATATTAACCATATAATACAAAAGTAATGAACAGATCATTAAAAATGCTGACGGCAGCAGCAATCATTTCTCTGCCAATAGTAGCAAATGCACAGACAAATAATCCTCGTGGCATCTACAAGATGACAACCCTCACTGGTAAACTGGGCGAGGTGAAAGCTCCGTTTGAACAGTATAAAATCTGTACTGACAGTATGACGCTCATGGTATCGGAGCAAGCTAATTATTTCAGCATCTCTGACAACGACCACCGGGTGTTCAACTATACAGGAGAGCAGCCTAAGTCTGAGGGTGATAAGAGTCCGCTTATTTACGATAGCAACGACAAGCAGTTCAAACTGAAATGGTGGAGTACCTATCCCTACCACATCCATTTTCCAAATAACGACTGGTGCATAGAGAAGTACGAATCTGGGAAGTACACAGAAACAAGCAAGGTATTTTTCGACGCACTTAACGGAACGTCAGATGTGGACGCGAACAATCCCCTGATAGGAACATGGCGCTTCATTGGCTATGTGGACGAGCTGCGTGATGTGAAGAGAGAACTGCCTAAGTTGCACGAGCAATATCAGAAAAGTAAATATTTCAATAGCTTTATCGTCTTCGCACCCAAGAACTGGACGTTGATAGCCAAAAGTGGAGGAGCAGTTAACAAAATCGAATACAGCGGAAAGAAGTCTTATAAGAGCGGTAACAAGACCAGTCAAGTGAAGTGGCTTTCAAAAAATCGTATCGCAGTGGAAGAGCACATCGACTATCGTACCGACTGGATGATTCTGGAGCGTGTAACCGATGGCACTACGCCGTTGACTCATATTGCAAGTCAGTTCGTTTCAAAAACACAATAATGATGTTTAAGACAAGCCCTAATACCTAATATGAATACAGGCAGACGTCGGTCTGTAGACCTCTTCTAGGTAATGAAAAAGGAGCATCCGTTTGGATGCTCCTTTGAAGTATTTAAGTGGTTGGTGGCGGAACCGCCAACCACATTTTTTCGGAATTAATCCTCCCAGTTCTCTTGCGTCTTGCGGATGTAAGTCTTGTAGCGGAGCTGAGCCATCTTCTGGGCTTCAGCGAAGAGTTCCTCGGCCTCGTTAGGATAAGCCTTCTTAACAGAGAGGTAACGAACCTCGCCAAGCAGGAAGTCGTGGAAGTTCTCCCAGTTAGGCTCCTTAGAGTCGAGTGAGAATGGGTTCTTGCCTTCCTCAGCCAGAGCGGGATTGTAGCGCCACAGGTGCCAGTAACCGCACTCAACAGCCTTCTTCTCCTCAGCCTGGCTCTTACCCATACCGCCCTTGGCCTTCAGACCGTGGTTGATACATGGAGCGTAAGCGATGATGATTGAAGGTCCGTGCCATGCCTCAGCCTCGCGGATAGCCTTGAGGGTCTGAGCGTGGTCAGCGCCCATAGCAATCTGAGCTACATATACATAACCATATGTGGTAGCAATCATACCCAGATCCTTCTTGCGGATGCGCTTACCCTGAGCAGCGAACTGAGCAATAGCACCAAGAGGAGTAGCCTTAGAAGCCTGACCACCAGTGTTAGAGTAAACCTCAGTATCGAGCACGAGGATGTTGACGTCCTCACCAGAAGCAATCACGTGGTCGAGACCGCCGTAACCGATATCGTAAGAAGCACCGTCACCACCGATGATCCACTGGCTGCGCTTAACCAGGTAGTGGTCGAGAGTCTTCAGCTCGGTGCAAACTGGGCAACCAGCGGCAGCACCAGCTGCAATCTGCTCGCGAAGCTTTGGAGCAATCTCCTTGGTCTTGTCAGCATCGTCCTTATTGTCGATCCACTCCTGAGCCAGAGCCTTATACTCAGCGCTGGTCTTATCGCTATCAATCATCTCCTGCAGCAGCTTAGCTACGCGCTCCTTCATCTTCTTGTTACCAAGAGCCATACCCAGACCGAACTCGCAGAAGTCCTCGAACAGAGAGTTGTTGAATACAGGACCCTGACCCTTCTCGTTCTTAGTGTAAGGTGTAGAAGGAATAGAAGCTGAGTAGATTGAAGAACATCCAGTAGCGTTGGCAATCATCTGACGGTCACCGAACAGCTGAGAAATCAGCTTAACGTATGGAGTCTCACCGCAACCAGAGCATGCACCAGAGAACTCGAACAGAGGCTGAGCGAACTGAGAGTTCTTAACATTGCTCTTGATATCAACGAGATCCTGCTTACTCTTAACGTTCTTAACCAGGTACTCCCAGTTCTTAGCCTCCTGAACCATATCGGCTGCATCAGGATTGAATGGAGCCATGGTGAGAGCCTTACCAGTCTTAGGATTGCCTGGGCAGATGTCTGCACAGTTGCCGCAACCCAGACAGTCGAGTACTGAAGTCTCGATGCGGAAGTGCATGCCCTTCATAGCGGCTGGAGCCTTCATCTCGAGAGTGTCGGCAGCTGCGGCGAAGCCCTTCAGCTCCTCGTCGTCGAGAACGAATGGACGGATAGCAGCGTGAGGACAGATGTAAGCACACTGGTTACACTGGATACAGTTGTCCTTGTTCCAAACAGGAACGAAGGCCTCAACACCACGCTTCTCGTAAGCGGCTGTACCAACCTCCCAAGAACCGTCAACGGTATTGTGCTTAACGAAGTCAGAAACCTTCAGCAGGTCGCCGGCCTGAGCGTTGATAGGACGAACCAGCTCCTTAACGAATGCTGGAGCATCGTCGGCCTTAGCCTCATCATCAGGCAGGTTAGCCCACTCAGGCTTAACGGTGAGCTGAACATACTCGCCACCACGATCGATAGCAGCATAGTTCTTATCAACAACGTCCTGACCCTTAGCGCCGTAAGACTTCAGGGCGGCAGCCTTCATCTTCTCAACAGCGAGCTCTACGGGGATTACGCCAGTGATACGGAAGAATGCACTCTGCAGGATTGTGTTGGTACGGTTACCCAGACCAATCTCCTGTGCAATCTTTGTAGCGTTGATGGTATATACAGTAATGTTGTTCTGTGCGAAGTAGCGCTTTACCTTGTTAGGCATGAACTTCTCGAGCTCGTCGGCGTTGAAGATAGTGTTCAGCAGGAACTGACCGTTCTTCTGCAGACCGCGGGTCACGTCGTACATGTGCAGGTAAGCCTGTACGTGGCAAGCCACGAAGTTAGGTGTGGTTACCAAATAGGTAGAGCGGATAGGTGTATCACCGAAACGCAGGTGAGAGCAGGTGAAACCTCCTGACTTCTTAGAGTCGTAAGAGAAGTAAGCCTGGCAGTACTTGTTGGTGTTGTCACCAATAATCTTAACTGAGTTCTTGTTAGCACCTACGGTACCATCGGCACCCAGACCGTAGAACTTGGCCTGGAACATGCCAGCGCCGCCGAGGGCAATCTCCTCAACCTCAGGCAGAGAGGTGAAGGTGACATCGTCCACGATACCAACTGTGAAGTGATTCTTTGGCTCGGGCATAGCGAGGTTGTTGAACACGCTAATGATCTGAGCAGGGGTGGTGTCGCGGCTACCAAGACCGTAGCGGCCACCAACGATGAGAGGCTTGTTCTCTACGTCGTAGAAAGCATCCTTAACGTCGAGGTACAGAGGCTCTCCATTTGCTCCTGGCTCCTTTGTACGGTCAAGCACAGCGATGCGCTTAACAGTCTTAGGAACAGAAGCGAGCAGGTGCTTCACAGAGAATGGGCGATACAGGTGAACAGAAATCATACCAACCTTCTGACCGTTAGCGTTCAGGTAGTCGATAGCCTCGCGAGCTGCATCGGTAGCAGAACCCATAAGGATAATCATGCGGTCAGCATCCTCAGCTCCGTAGTATGAGAACAGGTGATACTCGCGACCTGTGATCTTAGAGATCTCACCGAGATACTTCTCTACAACCTCAGGTACTGCATCGTAGTACTGGTTGCTGGCCTCACGGTGGGTGAAGAATGTCTCAGGATTCTCAGCAGTACCACGAGTGATAGGACGCTCAGGGCTCATAGCACGATCGCGGAAACGCTTAACGAACTCCTCCTTAACCAAAGGACGGATATCCTCCTGATCCATCAGCTCAATCTTGTGGTACTCGTGAGAGGTGCGGAAACCATCGAAGAAGTTAACGAAAGGTACGCAGGTCTCGAGAGTTGCCAGGTGAGGAACGGCTGTGAGGTCCATCACCTCCTGTACAGAACCAGAGCAGAACATAGCGAAACCGGTCTGACGGCAAGCCATTACGTCCTGGTGGTCACCAAAGATACACAGAGAGTGAGAAGCAAGTGTACGGGCAGAAACGTCGAATACACATGGAATCAACTCACCAGCAATCTTATACATGTTAGGAATCATCAGGAGCAGACCCTGAGAAGCGGTAAATGTAGTGGTGAGAGCACCAGCCTGCAGCGAACCGTGAACGGCACCGGCAGCACCAGCCTCTGACTGCATTTCCTGAACTGAGACGTTCTGGCCCCAGAGGTTCTTACGACCACGGGCAGCCCATTCGTCAACATGCTCCGCCATAGGCGAAGACGGAGTGATGGGGTAGATAGCAGCTACTTCCGAGAACATATAGCTCACGTGAGCTGCAGCCTCGTTACCATCACAAGTGATAAATTTCTTTTCTTTAGCCATTTGTTTAGTAAATAAATTACAATATTTCGTTGTATCTTTTGACAAGTATGTCTCAATTGTATCTTTTATGTCCCAATTTTAATAAAGAAATCCTAATAACCATAATGGTATCTGATTGTCTTTACCTATCTCAGTATTATATCGAGCATAGATGGTATCAGGTGCATACCTTACTTTATTATGTGAGTCAGCATCACAGATGCGAAACTTCAGTTTCCCGTCCACAAGGTAGAAATTGTCCCTACCCGACTGGTTTACCGTATGATCCTTCCACATCGAGTTTACAAAAAAGGTCTCCATAGCGTTTTGCTTCTCAACATGGATGGGATAGATTGCGTAGAGTAGGTTTGAATTGTGCAGCATTACCTTTGAAGGTTTTTTGGGAAAATCTTCGCCTACAGGATAAATCATATTAAGCAGACGTGCATCAGCCAAATATTTGATATAGTTCATGACAGTTGCTCTTGATGTTTCAATATCATTGGCTAATTGTGAAACATTGGGAGCCTTTGGACCCTCTTCGGCCAACTGATAGAATAATTTCTTAATTTTGGTTAGATATTTCAGCTCTATCTGTTTGATGAGCAAAATATCTACCTCGGTCATCATATTCATCGTCTTCAGCAGGTTCTCACTATAGTTGCGGTCTTCCTGGAAGAATGGGTAGAAACCATGATGGATATAGTCCTGGAAATAGCGACGCGGCGACACTTTGGGCAGTATCTGCTTTACGATGCGTTCATGGTCGCTCAATATTTCATCAAGAGTATATGCCCGGAAATTATTACCTGTAAGAAGATTCAAGAACTCTCGAAATGAGAAACCACGCAAATTATAGCTTTTCACTATTCCGTTAAGTTCGGGGTTCTCATCCTTGAGACGCATAACGCTTGAGCCAGTGAACACGATTTTCAAGCCTGGGTAGAGGTCATAACATCTGCGTAGCTCGTTGCTCCAATCAGGCTGTTTGAAAACCTGGTCGATGAGCAACACCCTACCTCCGTGATGATAGAACTCACCAGCAAAATCGGCTATACCATGACCCTGAAAATAGAAATTGTTCATGTTGATGTAAAGGCATTGCTTGTCGTTTACATCAAAATGTTCGCGTGCATATTGAAGCAGGAAAGTTGTCTTACCAATGCCTCGTGTGCCTTTAATACCTATCAGGCGATCGTCCCAGTCTATCTCATCCATCAGGGTGCGACGTACCGGAGCGTTCACGTGCTCAACCAAGTAACGATGCGTTCTAAAGAAAGCTTCCATTCTGCTGTCCGTCTATAAAAAACAGTTGCAAAAGTACAAATTAATCTTTAAATTGCAAAGTCAAGTTGACAAAAACTTGCTAAATCTTGTTATTTTTCTGTCTTCTAAATAATTTTATTGTACATTTTATGTCTTTCAACGATTTTTTTCATGTACCTTTGCAAACAATAATTACAAATACTTTATGAACCCAACTAACACCGATTCTATTAAAACGGAACATCGAGAAGAACAGATATTAGTACGCATCACAGGTCAAGACCGTCCAGGACTGACTGCTTCGGTGATGGCAATCCTCGCTAAATATGATGCACAGATACTTGATATAGGTCAGGCAGACATTCACTCTACCCTATCATTAGGCATCCTAATCAGAATGGACGAAGTTCATAGCGGACAAGTGATGAAAGAGCTTTTGTTTAAAGCTACTGAATTGGCCGTAAACATAGGATTTTCGCCGATCTCTGACGAAGAATATGAAGATTGGGTGGGACATCAGGGTAAGAATCGTTATATTCTTATGGTGATGGGGCGCCAGTTGGAAGCCCGCCAGATCGAGGCTGCCACCCGAATCATAGCCGATCAAGGATTGAATATTGACAGTATTATTCGTTTAACCGGACGTAAGAGTATTAAGAATCCTGCTAAGCATGTGCGAGCCTGTATAGAATTTTCACTTCGTGGCGAGCCAAAAAACAGACAGGAGATGCAGCGTCAATTCCTTAAGTTATCGGGTGATATGGAGATTGACTTTTCATTCCAGCGTGATGATATGTTCCGACGCATGCGTCGTCTTATTTGCTTTGATATGGACTCAACGCTCATTCAAACTGAATGTATTGACGAACTGGCAGAACGCGCAGGTGTGGGCGCTGAGGTAAGAGCCATCACAGAAAGTGCCATGAGAGGAGAAATTGACTTCAAAGAGAGTTTTACCCGTCGTGTAAAACTACTAAAGGGACTTGATGTGAGTGTGATGCAGGATATTGCAGAACATTTACCCATCACGGAAGGGGTTGACCGACTGATGACTATATTAAAGAGGTGTGGATATAAAATAGCTATTCTTTCGGGTGGTTTTACCTATTTTGGTGAATATCTACAGCGCAAATATGGTATCGACTATGTATATGCCAACGAACTGGAGGTTGACGAAAATGGCAAACTTACAGGAAACTATGTTGGCGAGATAGTTGACGGACAGCGCAAGGCCGAACTGCTGAAACTGATAGCCCAAGTAGAGAAAGTGAACCTAGCGCAGACTATTGCCGTGGGTGATGGCGCTAACGACCTACCAATGATTTCTGAGGCCGGACTTGGTATCGCTTTCCA
The sequence above is a segment of the Prevotella sp. E9-3 genome. Coding sequences within it:
- the nifJ gene encoding pyruvate:ferredoxin (flavodoxin) oxidoreductase, which encodes MAKEKKFITCDGNEAAAHVSYMFSEVAAIYPITPSSPMAEHVDEWAARGRKNLWGQNVSVQEMQSEAGAAGAVHGSLQAGALTTTFTASQGLLLMIPNMYKIAGELIPCVFDVSARTLASHSLCIFGDHQDVMACRQTGFAMFCSGSVQEVMDLTAVPHLATLETCVPFVNFFDGFRTSHEYHKIELMDQEDIRPLVKEEFVKRFRDRAMSPERPITRGTAENPETFFTHREASNQYYDAVPEVVEKYLGEISKITGREYHLFSYYGAEDADRMIILMGSATDAAREAIDYLNANGQKVGMISVHLYRPFSVKHLLASVPKTVKRIAVLDRTKEPGANGEPLYLDVKDAFYDVENKPLIVGGRYGLGSRDTTPAQIISVFNNLAMPEPKNHFTVGIVDDVTFTSLPEVEEIALGGAGMFQAKFYGLGADGTVGANKNSVKIIGDNTNKYCQAYFSYDSKKSGGFTCSHLRFGDTPIRSTYLVTTPNFVACHVQAYLHMYDVTRGLQKNGQFLLNTIFNADELEKFMPNKVKRYFAQNNITVYTINATKIAQEIGLGNRTNTILQSAFFRITGVIPVELAVEKMKAAALKSYGAKGQDVVDKNYAAIDRGGEYVQLTVKPEWANLPDDEAKADDAPAFVKELVRPINAQAGDLLKVSDFVKHNTVDGSWEVGTAAYEKRGVEAFVPVWNKDNCIQCNQCAYICPHAAIRPFVLDDEELKGFAAAADTLEMKAPAAMKGMHFRIETSVLDCLGCGNCADICPGNPKTGKALTMAPFNPDAADMVQEAKNWEYLVKNVKSKQDLVDIKSNVKNSQFAQPLFEFSGACSGCGETPYVKLISQLFGDRQMIANATGCSSIYSASIPSTPYTKNEKGQGPVFNNSLFEDFCEFGLGMALGNKKMKERVAKLLQEMIDSDKTSAEYKALAQEWIDNKDDADKTKEIAPKLREQIAAGAAAGCPVCTELKTLDHYLVKRSQWIIGGDGASYDIGYGGLDHVIASGEDVNILVLDTEVYSNTGGQASKATPLGAIAQFAAQGKRIRKKDLGMIATTYGYVYVAQIAMGADHAQTLKAIREAEAWHGPSIIIAYAPCINHGLKAKGGMGKSQAEEKKAVECGYWHLWRYNPALAEEGKNPFSLDSKEPNWENFHDFLLGEVRYLSVKKAYPNEAEELFAEAQKMAQLRYKTYIRKTQENWED
- the serB gene encoding phosphoserine phosphatase SerB — protein: MNPTNTDSIKTEHREEQILVRITGQDRPGLTASVMAILAKYDAQILDIGQADIHSTLSLGILIRMDEVHSGQVMKELLFKATELAVNIGFSPISDEEYEDWVGHQGKNRYILMVMGRQLEARQIEAATRIIADQGLNIDSIIRLTGRKSIKNPAKHVRACIEFSLRGEPKNRQEMQRQFLKLSGDMEIDFSFQRDDMFRRMRRLICFDMDSTLIQTECIDELAERAGVGAEVRAITESAMRGEIDFKESFTRRVKLLKGLDVSVMQDIAEHLPITEGVDRLMTILKRCGYKIAILSGGFTYFGEYLQRKYGIDYVYANELEVDENGKLTGNYVGEIVDGQRKAELLKLIAQVEKVNLAQTIAVGDGANDLPMISEAGLGIAFHAKPRVVANAKQSINTIGLDGVLYFLGFKDSYLGDQGKF
- a CDS encoding ATP-binding protein; the encoded protein is MEAFFRTHRYLVEHVNAPVRRTLMDEIDWDDRLIGIKGTRGIGKTTFLLQYAREHFDVNDKQCLYINMNNFYFQGHGIADFAGEFYHHGGRVLLIDQVFKQPDWSNELRRCYDLYPGLKIVFTGSSVMRLKDENPELNGIVKSYNLRGFSFREFLNLLTGNNFRAYTLDEILSDHERIVKQILPKVSPRRYFQDYIHHGFYPFFQEDRNYSENLLKTMNMMTEVDILLIKQIELKYLTKIKKLFYQLAEEGPKAPNVSQLANDIETSRATVMNYIKYLADARLLNMIYPVGEDFPKKPSKVMLHNSNLLYAIYPIHVEKQNAMETFFVNSMWKDHTVNQSGRDNFYLVDGKLKFRICDADSHNKVRYAPDTIYARYNTEIGKDNQIPLWLLGFLY